The Cottoperca gobio chromosome 6, fCotGob3.1, whole genome shotgun sequence genome has a segment encoding these proteins:
- the LOC115009382 gene encoding transmembrane protein 116 has product MEDYRILNGYQIDVLSTEYLVLLTLSVIGSFSVLVVSIVRWRHLKEQVHLLVQLALADLLAALILLSSSVMNKVNIDNSEVICQYILPLSLTFNFISFLLVVVYAWKSKNAIQGWRAEDEGGQTWCRRRIVAVPVYAIVWLFPIAIYLSYVLTSIKTTSLIPFTDQRMVRNDSKYCTSCILFLHVWRDYCSKDERNHDISIGVFLFLVVIAVMLSCSVIYYKVGKWYERNDQEGLFPVEGDGRSRRRFKSVFSNARNMVIVILFCWAPALILLSTLMIWTNIEQYSLFGLYMIQAASVSLQGFLNSMVYAWRRPNFTEAVLGENTPLVTHNRLAFFDESLRSSL; this is encoded by the exons ATGGAGGACTATCGTATACTCAATGGATATCAG ATTGATGTTCTCTCTACTGAGTACTTAGTGTTACTCACTCTCAG TGTGATTGGGAGTTTTTCTGTGCTGGTAGTTTCCATAGTGAGATGGAGGCATCTTAAAGAACAG GTGCACCTCCTGGTGCAGCTCGCCCTAGCAGACCTCCTGGCTGCTCTGATACTGTTGTCCAGCAGTGTCATGAACAAAGTGAACATTGACAACAGTGAAGTCATCTGCCAATACATCCTGCCTCTGTCACTG acatttaattttatttcatttctgctGGTGGTGGTTTATGCATGGAAGTCAAAGAACGCAATCCAAGGGTGGAGAGCAGAGGATGAGGGTGGACAG ACTTGGTGTAGAAGGAGAATAGTCGCAGTACCTGTATATGCCATTGTGTG GTTGTTTCCTATTGCAATATATTTATCATATGTGCTCACTTCCATAAAAACGACATCGCTGATTCCATTCACTGACCAAAGGATGGTTCGTAATGATAGCAAATACTGCACTAG TTGTATATTGTTCTTGCATGTCTGGAGGGATTACTGCTCTAAGGAT GAGAGAAATCATGACATTTCCATCGGAGTCTTTCTTTTCCTTGTCGTGATAGCAGTGATGTTGTCTTGCTCT gtCATTTACTATAAGGTTGGTAAATGGTATGAAAGAAATGACCAGGAAGGGCTTTTTCCTGTGGAGGGAGATGGACGTTCAAGAAGGAGATTCAAAAGTGTGTTTTCTAATGCAAGAAATATGGTGATAGTCATCTTATTCTGCTGGGCAccag CCCTCATTCTGCTGTCTACCTTGATGATCTGGACAAACATTGAACAATACAGTCTATTTGGCCTTTATATGATACAG gcTGCTAGTGTGTCCCTGCAAGGCTTCCTGAACAGTATGGTTTACGCCTGGAGACGTCCCAACTTCACGGAGGCTGTTCTTGGCGAGAATACACCCCTAGTGACACACAACCGCCTGGCATTCTTTGATGAATCACTAAGGAGCTCGCTTTGA